A DNA window from Paenibacillus andongensis contains the following coding sequences:
- a CDS encoding AraC family transcriptional regulator has product MMNYLFEPVQLQNRPLLYGPTSRSTTSYPGFYHWHQCCEILFIHQGNGFVIANQKTFEMRPGMMFFFQPFQLHKVYANVSEATPYVRTIMFFDPHYFNRALLPFRSRHAIFERLWKSVRHSEPLDFQPRLGFLEQVFAMYNDRYQTKNGLDEEEDMTILLLHILEAAAFTCPETRQQKDTAIEVRPFSYAERIMDWVEEHYAEGIHLEAIAERLHLSKFYISRLFQRETGGNLSEYITARRIKQACRLLQNSEYSVERISAEVGYPNVSYFIRLFKKVIGTTPLKYRTASRELE; this is encoded by the coding sequence ATGATGAACTATTTATTCGAACCTGTTCAGCTGCAAAATAGACCTTTATTATACGGTCCGACAAGCCGTTCAACGACATCTTATCCGGGTTTTTACCACTGGCACCAGTGCTGCGAGATTCTTTTTATCCATCAAGGCAATGGATTTGTAATCGCTAATCAGAAGACTTTTGAAATGCGCCCAGGCATGATGTTTTTCTTCCAACCCTTTCAACTTCATAAAGTTTACGCTAATGTAAGCGAGGCCACACCATATGTACGGACGATTATGTTTTTTGATCCTCATTACTTCAATCGGGCACTGCTTCCTTTTCGGTCTCGGCACGCTATTTTTGAGCGGCTATGGAAAAGCGTACGGCATTCCGAGCCACTCGATTTTCAGCCCCGACTCGGCTTTCTGGAACAAGTTTTCGCGATGTACAATGACAGATACCAAACAAAAAATGGTCTCGACGAAGAGGAAGACATGACGATACTGCTTCTCCACATTCTTGAGGCCGCTGCTTTCACTTGCCCGGAGACCCGGCAGCAGAAAGACACTGCGATCGAGGTTCGTCCTTTTTCTTATGCTGAACGGATTATGGACTGGGTTGAAGAACATTACGCCGAAGGGATTCATCTGGAGGCGATAGCAGAACGGCTACATCTCTCCAAGTTCTATATTTCCCGGTTATTCCAACGGGAGACCGGAGGCAATTTGTCAGAATATATTACGGCAAGAAGGATCAAGCAGGCATGCCGACTACTGCAGAACTCCGAATATTCCGTAGAACGGATCTCCGCAGAAGTCGGATACCCTAACGTCTCCTATTTCATCCGACTGTTCAAAAAAGTTATTGGGACGACACCACTTAAATACCGGACTGCATCCCGAGAACTCGAATAA
- a CDS encoding sigma-70 family RNA polymerase sigma factor, with translation MNETAFDEPLFASLKPGLTSFCYRMLGSMDDADDAVQETSIRVWQSWSTFRQDSSFKTWVYRIASNLCLDKLRQSKRRALPVDLFDPAVAIVEPRDTLPDSAWIWPSPDFGGNPEDRLVRRDTLQLCFIALLQNLPSRQRAVLILKDVFEWSSKQIAETLAMSPTAVNSALQRARETMGRAQLRSDELSSMDVQPEQQLLSRYVEAFEQFDIAALVALFHEEGCMSMPPFEMWIRGKEDLSAFYSLTRWHCEGSRFVPITVNGGYPALAQYMPSKEGSGLVPWGIHVIETKENQILHVQNFIHTPLFSRFGLPERIDQ, from the coding sequence ATGAACGAGACCGCATTTGACGAACCATTATTTGCAAGCTTGAAGCCGGGCTTAACCTCGTTCTGTTACCGAATGCTAGGCTCCATGGACGATGCGGACGATGCCGTTCAGGAGACGAGTATTCGGGTCTGGCAGAGCTGGAGCACGTTCAGACAGGATTCCTCGTTCAAAACTTGGGTCTATCGGATTGCCTCCAACCTGTGCTTGGACAAGCTGAGACAATCCAAACGCCGCGCGCTTCCCGTTGACCTGTTCGACCCGGCCGTCGCCATCGTCGAGCCGCGCGACACGCTGCCGGACTCTGCCTGGATCTGGCCGTCTCCCGACTTTGGGGGCAATCCGGAGGATCGGCTCGTCCGCAGAGATACCCTTCAACTGTGCTTCATCGCTCTCCTGCAGAACTTGCCTTCGCGGCAGCGCGCGGTACTCATTTTGAAGGATGTATTTGAATGGTCCTCCAAGCAGATCGCGGAAACGTTGGCGATGTCGCCGACAGCGGTGAACAGCGCCTTGCAAAGAGCCCGAGAGACGATGGGCCGGGCGCAGCTTCGCTCGGATGAGCTCAGCAGCATGGACGTTCAACCGGAGCAGCAGCTGCTGTCTCGGTATGTGGAGGCCTTCGAGCAATTCGATATTGCTGCGCTCGTCGCGTTGTTCCACGAGGAAGGCTGCATGTCGATGCCGCCATTCGAGATGTGGATCCGAGGCAAGGAAGATTTGTCCGCCTTCTATTCGCTTACTCGCTGGCATTGCGAAGGTTCGCGATTTGTGCCCATTACGGTGAATGGCGGTTATCCGGCGTTGGCCCAGTATATGCCGAGCAAAGAGGGCTCTGGCCTGGTACCCTGGGGCATCCACGTCATCGAAACCAAAGAAAATCAAATCCTGCACGTTCAAAACTTCATTCATACGCCATTATTTTCGCGATTTGGGCTGCCTGAGCGAATTGACCAATGA
- a CDS encoding SRPBCC family protein, which translates to METSQPTKVTVQVVIQAPVEKVWRYWTEPDHITKWNQASEDWHAPRAENDLRVGGKFLTRMEAKDGSMGFDFGGVYDVVNRHEAIGYTMEDGRRVDIAFVDQGNETKVIETFDAESSNPVEFQQAGWQAIMDNFKAYTEQN; encoded by the coding sequence ATGGAAACGAGTCAACCGACGAAAGTAACCGTGCAAGTCGTCATTCAAGCCCCTGTCGAGAAGGTATGGCGCTATTGGACCGAGCCGGATCACATCACGAAGTGGAATCAAGCGTCCGAGGACTGGCATGCGCCGAGAGCCGAAAACGATCTGCGGGTCGGCGGCAAGTTTCTGACACGGATGGAAGCGAAGGATGGCAGCATGGGCTTTGATTTTGGCGGCGTCTACGATGTCGTGAATCGGCATGAGGCGATCGGCTACACCATGGAAGACGGAAGAAGAGTGGATATTGCTTTCGTCGATCAAGGGAATGAGACGAAGGTCATTGAAACGTTCGACGCGGAAAGCTCCAATCCCGTCGAGTTCCAGCAAGCAGGCTGGCAAGCGATCATGGACAATTTCAAAGCCTATACCGAACAAAACTAA
- a CDS encoding VOC family protein, producing MALTSAFTSFNLPVKNVEQSKAFFTGLGFELNPQFPENENSVAIVIGDNLQIMLINQAFFNTLTEKESVDTSKYAQMTIALAFESREKVDEIVNTAVSLGGKLHAEPEDHGFMYHWGFVDLDGHLWAINYMNMDAAQG from the coding sequence ATGGCATTAACGTCCGCATTCACGAGCTTCAACCTGCCTGTAAAAAACGTAGAACAATCAAAAGCGTTCTTCACCGGACTCGGATTCGAGCTCAACCCGCAATTCCCCGAGAACGAGAATTCGGTAGCCATCGTGATCGGCGACAACCTGCAGATCATGCTGATCAATCAAGCATTCTTTAATACGCTCACGGAGAAGGAATCCGTCGATACGAGCAAGTATGCGCAGATGACGATCGCATTGGCCTTCGAGAGCCGGGAAAAGGTCGATGAAATCGTGAATACCGCGGTCTCCTTGGGCGGGAAATTGCACGCTGAACCTGAAGATCATGGGTTCATGTATCATTGGGGCTTCGTGGACTTGGACGGCCATCTGTGGGCCATTAACTACATGAACATGGATGCGGCACAAGGTTAA
- a CDS encoding SDR family NAD(P)-dependent oxidoreductase yields the protein MLIGIKQSTFMNMTEELWDETYALNVKSILLCSQAVLKDMIPRKSGKIINLSSAAARIGGSGESIHYASTKGAVNTMTVGMSMEFIEHGIIVNGVAPGMVETPFHDKFAPDENRLERLVASVPMKRAATPLEIAEVICFLASDAANYILGETITVSGGR from the coding sequence TTGCTTATCGGTATTAAGCAGAGCACATTCATGAATATGACCGAGGAACTTTGGGATGAGACCTACGCATTAAATGTAAAAAGCATCCTTCTGTGTTCACAGGCGGTATTAAAAGACATGATTCCAAGAAAAAGTGGCAAAATTATTAATCTTTCTTCAGCAGCAGCTCGTATTGGTGGTTCAGGCGAAAGTATCCACTACGCCTCAACAAAAGGTGCGGTAAATACGATGACAGTTGGAATGTCTATGGAGTTTATTGAACATGGAATTATTGTAAATGGAGTCGCCCCCGGAATGGTTGAAACGCCATTCCATGATAAGTTTGCCCCTGATGAAAACCGTCTCGAACGATTAGTAGCCTCCGTTCCAATGAAACGTGCTGCAACTCCACTGGAAATAGCAGAAGTCATCTGCTTCCTTGCATCAGATGCTGCTAATTATATTTTAGGAGAAACCATTACCGTTAGCGGTGGTAGATGA
- a CDS encoding cell wall hydrolase, with protein sequence MKKKLQALICVCSLGVMGIAAPVGAQSLGQGTQSDQVLDMQERLSALGYFKTGITGYYGNQTKNAVKKFQAGYGLSVDGEADSLTLSKLKNTISPKQSVLDELARIIHSEARGESFLGQVAVGAVVLNRVQSEKFPDSITEVIHQPGQFSAVDDGQFNLKPNLSAYRAAKAALNGLDPTTGALYFYNPDIAQASWSKKRPAKITIGNHVFTL encoded by the coding sequence ATGAAGAAGAAACTACAAGCTCTTATCTGTGTCTGCTCCCTTGGTGTAATGGGGATAGCCGCACCAGTCGGTGCTCAATCGTTAGGACAAGGCACACAAAGTGACCAAGTACTGGATATGCAAGAACGATTAAGCGCACTCGGTTACTTTAAAACAGGAATTACCGGTTACTACGGTAACCAGACTAAGAATGCTGTAAAGAAATTTCAAGCCGGCTATGGCTTGTCAGTTGATGGTGAAGCCGATTCCTTAACTTTGTCTAAACTAAAAAATACGATTTCACCCAAACAGTCGGTGCTGGACGAATTGGCGCGAATAATTCATTCCGAAGCCCGAGGGGAGTCCTTTTTAGGACAAGTTGCCGTGGGAGCTGTCGTTCTTAATCGAGTCCAGTCCGAAAAATTTCCTGATTCCATCACTGAGGTTATTCATCAACCAGGTCAATTTTCAGCCGTTGATGATGGTCAGTTTAACCTTAAACCAAATTTGTCAGCCTATCGCGCGGCAAAAGCCGCTTTGAATGGTTTGGATCCAACAACTGGAGCCCTTTATTTTTACAATCCTGATATTGCCCAGGCATCTTGGAGCAAAAAAAGACCCGCCAAGATTACCATTGGTAATCACGTATTTACCCTTTAA
- a CDS encoding GNAT family N-acetyltransferase, with protein MKQITLRQSQNSDVETIANLRAIVLRNDLTRLGRFDEEKVRQRFRNSFDSDHTWIIESDSSFVGCVALKPTLDGYLLEHFYIYPNYQGKGVGSHVLKKLLEQNDVKGKRVTLNVLQGSSAKRLYERFGFKVESEDLIDVYMSVNVEGNI; from the coding sequence ATGAAACAGATTACTCTTCGCCAATCCCAAAATTCCGATGTTGAGACAATTGCTAATTTACGTGCAATTGTACTACGAAATGATTTAACTAGGTTAGGAAGGTTTGATGAAGAGAAGGTTCGTCAACGCTTCCGTAATTCATTTGACTCAGATCACACTTGGATTATTGAGTCAGATTCTTCTTTTGTTGGCTGCGTAGCTCTTAAACCAACGTTAGATGGTTATTTATTGGAACATTTCTATATTTATCCCAATTACCAAGGTAAAGGGGTCGGTAGTCATGTATTAAAAAAATTGCTTGAACAAAATGATGTAAAAGGAAAACGTGTAACATTAAATGTTTTACAAGGAAGCTCTGCTAAACGTCTTTATGAACGGTTTGGTTTTAAAGTTGAAAGTGAGGATCTCATAGACGTTTACATGTCTGTGAATGTAGAGGGAAATATCTGA
- a CDS encoding YciI family protein: MNYTLLMYETTEDFAKRKDPIHKEAYAASWAHYVKAMLDSGIVVNGAGLEAPETATTLSLRGGELLVQDGPITETKEHLGGLMIIDVPDLDTALEWAARCPGSSVEVRPNLHPVSL, encoded by the coding sequence ATGAATTACACACTGTTAATGTATGAAACGACGGAGGATTTCGCCAAACGAAAAGATCCGATTCACAAGGAGGCATATGCCGCAAGCTGGGCCCATTATGTCAAAGCGATGCTCGATTCAGGCATTGTTGTAAACGGTGCAGGTCTCGAGGCCCCCGAAACCGCAACCACGCTTAGCCTCAGGGGTGGTGAATTGCTGGTTCAGGATGGCCCGATCACCGAAACCAAGGAGCATCTTGGCGGTTTGATGATCATCGACGTACCAGATTTGGACACCGCATTGGAATGGGCAGCACGTTGTCCCGGTAGCTCGGTTGAGGTTCGCCCTAACTTGCATCCAGTTTCGTTATGA
- a CDS encoding RNA polymerase sigma factor has product MHAHQLIEQTARDSYGRLVAFLAVRWRDLAAAEDALADAFLAALESWPATGVPNNPEAWLLTAAQRRLIDSTRHARVHAGVEQTLIAMAKNTQKWSEIEASFPDERLKMLFICAHPEIDPAVRTPLMLQSVLGLDAARIASAFVVKPATMGQRLTRAKAKLKSGDIIFDLPGKDEWPERLEAVLEAVYAAYGSGWDDVAGVDPRRKGMAEEAIFMGRLILRFMPGEPEALGLMALMLHCEARRHVRRNEAGDYVPITEQDHSRWSVMMIEEAEHCLRVAAQGNRIGRFQLEAAIQSVHAQRAWTGRTEWEAIALLYEGLVRIAPTIGAIVGRAAAVAEARGAEIGMALLKEVPADAVKSYQPYWALSAHLFKRMQRFEQARAAYSRAIGLCMDPSIREFLEKQAGECE; this is encoded by the coding sequence ATGCATGCTCATCAACTGATTGAACAGACGGCCCGTGATTCCTACGGCCGTCTGGTTGCTTTTCTGGCTGTGCGCTGGCGTGACCTAGCCGCAGCGGAGGATGCGCTTGCCGACGCTTTCCTGGCCGCGCTTGAATCATGGCCTGCGACAGGAGTGCCAAATAATCCCGAGGCCTGGCTGCTTACTGCTGCGCAGCGCAGACTGATCGACAGTACCCGGCATGCCAGGGTGCATGCTGGTGTGGAACAGACTTTGATCGCAATGGCGAAAAATACGCAGAAATGGTCCGAAATCGAAGCGTCTTTTCCGGATGAACGGCTCAAGATGCTGTTCATTTGCGCCCATCCCGAAATTGATCCAGCCGTGCGTACACCGCTCATGCTCCAGTCTGTACTTGGCCTTGACGCAGCCCGCATTGCTTCTGCCTTCGTTGTTAAGCCTGCAACGATGGGGCAGCGGCTTACCCGCGCGAAAGCGAAACTGAAAAGCGGTGACATTATATTCGACTTGCCTGGGAAGGACGAATGGCCTGAGCGCCTTGAAGCTGTACTTGAAGCTGTCTATGCAGCCTATGGAAGCGGCTGGGATGATGTGGCAGGTGTAGATCCACGCCGGAAAGGAATGGCCGAAGAAGCGATTTTCATGGGAAGACTGATCTTACGGTTCATGCCGGGAGAACCGGAAGCGCTGGGATTAATGGCGCTTATGCTGCACTGCGAAGCACGCCGCCATGTGCGGCGCAATGAGGCAGGTGACTATGTTCCGATAACTGAACAGGATCATTCTCGTTGGTCAGTCATGATGATCGAGGAGGCGGAACATTGCCTTCGTGTTGCTGCGCAAGGAAACCGCATCGGGCGGTTCCAACTTGAAGCGGCGATTCAATCCGTGCACGCCCAGCGTGCCTGGACTGGCCGAACGGAGTGGGAAGCGATCGCATTGCTGTACGAGGGGCTCGTACGTATCGCGCCAACGATCGGCGCAATCGTCGGCCGGGCGGCAGCCGTTGCTGAGGCGCGTGGGGCCGAAATCGGGATGGCGCTGCTGAAAGAAGTGCCGGCCGATGCGGTCAAGAGCTATCAACCTTATTGGGCCCTAAGCGCCCATTTGTTCAAGCGGATGCAGAGGTTCGAACAAGCCCGTGCCGCGTACAGCCGCGCCATCGGATTGTGCATGGATCCCTCCATCCGCGAGTTTCTGGAGAAGCAAGCTGGAGAATGTGAGTAG